The following nucleotide sequence is from Anopheles stephensi strain Indian chromosome 3, UCI_ANSTEP_V1.0, whole genome shotgun sequence.
AGTGGGCAAGTACCGTGATTGCTTCGAGCTGCGACACGATGTAGTCGATCGACTGTACCAGGATCCGATCGCGTCGCGTTACTCTATCCAAATTGTTGCACAGCTGATGTATCACACTGATCACGATATTCGTAAGATTGCCTGGAGGCAAACAGGTCAAGCAGGCCGTTATCATGTCGGTCCAGTTCTTGTGCACGTGCTGCAGCCGATCGCACGCGAGCGCGGACAGGATCGTTGACAGGAACATGGGTTGCTGGGCGAGCAGCAGATTCGGGGTGTACCGGTACGTACGCTTGGTTTCCGGCGCGACTTTAGTCGGAGAAGCGCTCGAAGTAGTGCCAGAGCTCCCGCTCTTCCCGCTCGCCGTTGAACTCCCAGCGATATTGGGTGTCCCCGAAGCTGCCGCCGTTGCTGCAGCTCCTTCTCCACCGTCCGCCCGCTGCAGAGTGATCTCATGCTCTAGCTTCAGCAGTGCCAACAGCAGCCGAAGAAGCTCGATCTGGTATGCTTCCGCATTCTGCCGCGTGCTTTCCGGATCGCTGTACCGAAGAACCTCATCCGCTGGGCAAGTGTAGCCACCGGGGCTCGAGAAGTAATTCACCGAGGATGCCAAGCAGTAGAGCACAATCTTCTGCACCTTACACTTGTCCAGCAGGTCCGCTACGTAGTTGGCAAGATTTTTGCCCACATCCCGAACCACCGCCAGCAACTCGCCGAAGATTGTGGTCATCAGCTCGATGCACTCGAGCTGAATCTTGGCGTTCGTGTTAAAGTCGTCCCGCGACGGTTGCCGTCCCTTGCCATCCCTTCCCTGGTCGGTCTGATAGCTGCGCGTGTAGTACAGGAGCACGGTAAGAATCACCTCCAGATACATGCTTCCCCGATACAAATTCTGATGCTCCGAATCGTCCCGCGCTTCCGTAAAACCTTTCCCGAAGATGTTCCGTCGATGACGTAGCAGCAGCGACTTGATCTGCCCGCTCGAAACGGATGTGGTCACCGAGAGGCACAAAAAGAAGCGAGCATCATTCGTGAGAATGTTGCGCAATGTTTCGATCGTGTACAGCACCTGCTTCGTATTGAACACGGACTCGTACACGAGAAAGTGCGTGTGGAAGGGATACAGCTTGTTTCCATTGCGCCAGCTCTTGATGCGAGTGAACGTCACCTTGGGAGGAGCTTTTTCTTCCTCACTGCCGGCCGCTCCCGACTCGCCCCCGGATgtgctggtggcggtggtcgTTGTGGTCATAGTAATGCTACCATCCTCGTTTGTGATCTCATCCGTGGTGATGGTTCCGTTTACCGAGGGCGATAACCCATTCGTTAGAGTATAGGAAGAGCCGGAAAGCAGCGAATCCTCACCAGCACCGGAGAGGTTCCCCGAGGAGATGAGATACGTCTTGCGATTGCGGAAACGATCGCTCGATTTGCTGATAAAGTCCACTATCGGACCGTCCTCCACGTACCGCTTAATAGGTTCATTGTCCACGTACCCTTCGGATCCTCGCAGTCTACTGTTGCGCTGTTTGCCTCTTGCATGTCCCGCGAAGTCCGATTCACTATCGTTTGTATCGTCCAGATCGGACGTTGATCGGTGAAATTCTTTCTTCCCCAGATGTGATGTTCCCCCCGGCGTTGCCAGAGAGCTCGGTTCCGATATACCACTGTCCATATCACCTGCTGCTAATAATCCCATGGAATTGGAACGATTTCTCATTCCAGCGCTCTTCGCCGACAATTGTTCCGACTCCAGCGGGTTGATAATCACCGAGATCTTTCCATACTGTCCTTCATCTTCTCCCTGCTCGGATGGCAAACCACCACCTTGCTGTGTCTTCTTTCCAACGCTCTCGTTCGTGACGTAGTTCGACACAATCAACTGTCCGCCACTGCCAGCCGTGCCGGATCGTCCCGAATCGCCTCCCTTAGagcttccaccaccaccaccaccgatggaAACGCCAAAGATCTTTTTCTGAATTGACCTGATAGGGCTTCGCTTCTTCCCCAACCCGGCAGCCGGATCCATGTGATACCGTATCTGACCGTCTTCCGAGCTGACCGCAAAGCAGGCCAGATTTAACTGCACATCCGCATCGGCCAGCAGCTCCTTTTCCCATTCGCTCACCGATCCACCGTTCGTCGTGCCATCGTCCAGCTCGGCTCCTGCGCCGGCACCTCGCAAACGCTTGGGACAGAAAACACTCAACCGTTTCGTGCTTTCGTTCAGCAGAATCTTCAGCAGTAACTTCAAGATGCGCCCGATATCGCCTCGCACTAGCGCTTCTCGTAGCCAGTTTGCTGTCTTCACCTGTATCGATACGTTTCTCGGCAGGGTAAGCGAATCCAGCACCAAGAACAGCAGCTTCTCGAACTCATTCCCGTGGTATGTGTCGCGGCCAAGCTTCCACAGCAGTTGAAACTTCCGGAAGCCCTCCGAATCGATTTTCAGTTCCGTCTTCGCCAACACCGGAATTTGCCACAGGGCGTGCAGTGCGGACGGATCCTTCCTCCGAACGGTGCGCTCCACCACGCCCCTATAGTGACCCTCGGCCGTCTCATCATCGTCAAACAAGCTTTGTGGGACGAGCAGACGATCGATTATGACATGCTCCGTAAACCGGCTGTCGAGACAGTTGTGTAGCCGGTACAGAAGTTGGCTGATGGTGCGTGCTTCCGGTCGAGACGCGTCCAGATACTCCCAAAGCATCGTGGTCAACACCTGGAACACTTTGGTACGTCGCTCCAAGCAGTTAACGTGCGACAACTTTAACAGAGGCATCATCAGCACGATCGTTTTCCCATTGCCGGAGTCTTTCGAcgatttcttcccattcgTGCGCAGTAAACCGATCATATCGATCAGCGTTTGGGCCGCTGAGAGCTGTGTGTCGAGATCGCTCACGAAGATCACTAGCACCGTAAGTGCTTTCAACCAACCGGGCACATCGTCCAACCGTTCCGCGTGTCCGCCCTCGTTACGATAGCTTGGAAATGAAGACATTTCCGTGAGCACATTACAGGCCAGCTTCAGCGCGTTTCGCAACGACTCACAGACGGGTGTACGAGAGACTCGCGACAGTTTGTCATTGCCCCGCACCAATTGCGTTATTTCGTACTCCTGCTTTCGACTCATTTCTCGAGCGGGCGCTTTCGCCGCGGGTGTTTCTGGTCGTCCTTCCACCGATTGAGCCAACATTGCAGTGAGCTTCACTCTCGAAGATTGCGCGTTTGTTAACAGCGTCTCAAACACTGCATCCAGCTCGCACATCAATGTGTTTATGACAACCAAATCCTGATCGTGCGCCGCGGCTGATGGGTCATTTGCGCTGAGAACAACGTTCCCCTGCAGACTGACTTGCTCTCCGCACGAACTGTCCACCTGAGACAACAGCTTGCGACATATGTACAGCTCGAAAAAGGACACATACTGCCGTATACAACGGTCCAAGATGGGACAGTCGGGTAGCTGAGCTACTGCAGCGGAACCAGCGCTTTCCGTGGACTGCACCTGTATGAGGATTCCTCTCCCAGCGAGTGCCGCTTCCTCCGCTCCATTACTGCCGGTACTGCTGCGACTTCGAGTACTGTTCGAGTTGCTGCTAtagctactgctactactgctggtggtgctgctatTACTACTGCAGCTGAACCGCTTCCGTCCCTCGATCGGCGGCTCCTCTTCCGCGCCACTCGCCAGCTCGTTTCCACTGACCCCGATGCCGTTTTCTAAGTTTGGCGTCGAACTCGCCCCACTTATCTTCACCTCTGACTCCGCATGGCTAAGCTTCGTTTTGCTACCCTTCAGCGAGCCCTCCCGGCTGGAGTTTAGCTCGCTCAGCTTCGTGTATGACTTGGACTTTTTGCTCTTTTTACTATACTTTCCACTGCTCGGACCAGATCCCGATCCTCCGCTGCCCTTCTTGTGCAATCCTTGGCTTGAGCTTGATCGCTGAAATGTGCCGTTCTCCAGCACCTGCAGAGACGTTTCGTGTATTTTGGAATCGCTGCTGCTCTTCTCCAGATTGTTACACTCTTTCGTCCCATCACTCTGCAGCCCTGTGGCATTCTGTGGAGTAGCACTGGCACTTCGACTCAGCGAAAGATCAAACACCTTTTCCGACATAATCATAGGCTGGATTTTGGACACTATCTTCACGAGCAACCGCAACGAGCTCGCTACCTCGACCGAATGCATATTGCTCTCGTAGGTCGTGAGCATGGAGATGAGCGATAGTAGGAACTTGGGCAGATGGACACGCGTCGTCTCGTTGTACATCTCCAGCGAGAGCGTCTCCAGTAGGAACTCAGTCAGATGGCAAACCTCCACCGTGGTGGCAGGGCCTGAATCGATCTGTATCGGGTCTGTGTCGGTACGCTGCCGCTCCGGCCGGATTGCGGCTTCACGGTACAACCGTGCCATGTAGTTCCATATGTACGCTGGATCGAACGTCGAGAACAGCAGGTTGGCGGACTTTTGCACCTCCAAGTTACCGTTGCACAGCGATATTGCACGAATGATGTCACAGAGCAGATCGTCCAGAATCCGGAGACCAATTTCTGCTTTGTCCAGCAACGAAATCAGTATCCGATACGGACTGAGATCAACTGGCGTGTGTGTTATGCTCTCCTTTAAGATCATTTTGAATGCGGCTATGAGGCGTTTTTTTGCGTGTCGCTCGAAATACGTGTTCGGATCGTAGGGTTCGGATGAATTGCCGGACGCAGAAGCGGCTACTGTGGTCGCGCCTTGCATATGTTTGCCCATGCTGGTGTCGGCGCCAAGCAGCCAAGAGTAAAGACGCCGGTTCAGCGACATGTCCCGTCGCAGGATCGTGTTGAGAGCCGTCTTGACCAGTCGCGTAGTGTACATCTCCGAGAGCAGTGGATCGTGCATGGGAAAGGCCAGCAGTAGAAATTCGAGTGTGTTCCGCTGTACCAGTATAACGGCATCGTTCAGACAACTGCAGAGCCCGTTCACCATTAGCTCCACACTGCTGCCCAACAGTTCTCGTTGGGCGGCGCAGGGCATCTTCTTGTTGTAGTGCTCCAGCACGTACGTAATGGCTGGCAACCGGACGGACGCATTCGTCACAATGCACTCCCACAGACAGGTGTAAAAGCATTCCAACTGCACAGCGATGCACACCTTATCCAGCAGCTGGTTCGTACGCTCAAAGTGATCCTGGCCGGCTTCCAGGCCAGGGAACACACCACTCAGAAATCCGCTCAGTGCGGGTCGTAGCTTCTCGCCGAGCGGTACGAAGTACTTCTCGTAGATCGATAGCAGGGTTGGTCGCACGTTCATGGCCGAGTACCCCAGCAGCGGAAACAATCCTGCACTGTAGATAAACAGCTCGTGTGCGAGCCTTTCCACCCCGACATTGCTGAAGATGACGTCGTACGACTCGAGTGCCTTCAGATGCACACCCGACGGTAGTGCCGGATGCATGCATTGTGCCAGCCGTTTGGAAATCTTGATCCGTCGCGGAATGATTTGATACTGTGCGTTCGAGGAGATCACTTTGTTCAGCTTGCCTAGCGCCGAGATGAGATCGGCCCATTCGCTGGAATATTCAAAGTTCTTCAGCGCCTTATCTATGTTCGAGATGTACACGCGGTACTTTTGTTGCTTCATCAGATCGTACTCTTCCATCATGCCGGACCCGTTTGCGGTGTCCATGGTTGGCAGCGTGTCGCGTTTTACACCTTTTGGACCGCTTGACGAAGCTAAAAAGAGAAGgagagcaacagaaaaaagaatgaaaattcAAAACTTCTGAACAAACACACGTTTGgaggttgtttgttttaacaGGTCCCACCGCTTCACCGACATCCGCTGGAGACAGGGGAAAAAAGACAAGCATAACCCGCACATCGTACCACATGTTGCATAGCATTTTTTTGGGGGCAACATGGCGATAACACCACGACGGAGACACACCACCGAAAAACCGGTCGTTCCAGGAAACTTCAGCGATTCGGTGTGAATCCCCCATCCGAAGTAGTAGATACCGATCGGGTTGGAGTGCCGATTGCACGGTGTGAAGAAGATATCGATGCGTGGTGGTTGTGCATTATGGAGATGTAAAAAGCACACGCAACCAACCCAACTGTATTGACTTCAAGAAAGCAAGATAAGTAGTCGGGTGTAATGCACACGGACTCTGTCAATGGGAAGATAAATCGCCTAAGGCCACAAGAGATATCCTCACTGTCTGGTTCGTTAGGTAAACATCCTCCACTCTTCTACCGTTTCGTTTATCGATAAGCTCGCAGATATTCGAATCCCTCCTGCTGGTGAAGGTTGTTCTACCACCATCTGGCTGCTGGCCTGCTAGCGAACGACTTCAAGGTGTTCACCCGTCTTGAACACACCTTGCTTTTTCTTGCTGCGCGTTTTCATGGTGCTCCATCAAACTGCTACCAGAACACAAATCCGAGTAGGTCTGAGGTTGCAAAATTCGCCTTTTCCTAAACACTCTGCTTCCAACACGGCACAATACGCAGTGCTCGGTTGCTAGATGATGACGACAGCGACGACTGGCTGCTAATAAGCGACGACCCCCTCCAgtggtcgttgtcgtcgtcgtcgtcgtagtgTCGTGATGGTGGATCCACATCGCACAGGGTcgcacacacagcagcagcagcagcagcatagcaAAAGGTGATTTACACTACACCATTGTGTGCATGATTGGTGACTGTGGGGTGGTGGGGTACTCCCCGTACTCGCTGCTAGCTAGTTGATGCAATTTTCGTGTGATTCAACAAAAACCTATCAGCACCGACCGGTGGGCGGAAGGAGCAGCGGGCGTAGGGTTCGAAAATATGCCTTTGTATTTGCGTTATACGCGTTGTCGAACGATTCTGATAAGAGCTAGGGCCGGAACGGGTCGAAAATTCCGATAGTGGGTTGCCGTTTTCATCATAGAACAAACAAATCGACAGGCTCGGGGAGGTTTGACTCATCTAACTGCACTAGGAGGACGACATAGGTGGACCAGCCCAACTTCTAGCGAAACGTTACGATCGCAGAACGAGCGGCAGGAACGGCAGGTATATTGCGATGTTCCTTTAGCCAACATTCAGGGCACCGAACCACTCACCGACACAGTACAGTTATCTGTGGTGCGTTGTATGCGCAAGGGTGGGAAAGGCGGAGAACACACCAATCGAATTACGAACACCCCCGACTGGCTTGCCATAACACACTTCCCGGTCGCCTACTATTCGCGAGAAAACTTATGCGTAGTTACGTGCATTACTGCGCCTGGGGCCGTTGGCGCTCTAGGGTTGCTACGATTGTACCCCACATACATATATTGTCAGATCCGTTATCCATAAGCCGCGAGAGCTGGCTCCCATTCATTACTTACGTGTGTTTCTTCTTCACGACTGCTCTCTCATGTGCCCGTTTCCACTACGCGCCAGCACCCCCAGTTTCTGGAACAGCTGGCTTACCCGGACACCCTCCtcccctccacacacacacgcacacacacactgccgtTTGCTCTTTAGCGCACTTGATCTATTTCTTTGTGTGATCCACTTTGCTGCTCCTACTGCCGATGCTCGCACCGCGCATCATAATATCTCTTGTGGgatggttttgtggttttccaAAAACTCacttcacaaacacacacgcagacactCAGATACACAACTCCACGGTGCCACCCACCCAATTCTTGGTGGCGAGCGAAGATGCTTTTCCCGATGCGAAACTGCGGACgaaatgttgtgtgttgtgtgcgcgaagcagaagaaaaaaatcgatgATGTCAACGTAGATAAACAAGGTCTCGCACACAGTTTGACAGCGCACACAGAACAAAATACCCATTGTGCTTTGCTTCTCACGGAGACGGAGCAGCAATTGCAACCACAATTCACTCGCTGCGGTGACCTTTTTCGTGGCGGAGCGTGGCGTAAGGTCAATCCGTTCTGGGTTTTCTGCGAAACTGCAGCCGCGCGCGGTCCACGCGTCCGTTTGCTTTCGCGTTCTCACAATTGCCTTTGTTGACCTCCAGTGCggcgagtgtgtgagtgtgtattgCTATTTacgtgtttttccttctctgtctctcttttgTTCTTGTTCCCCAATTTGACACACCACGTCAAAGTGAcgttttggggggaaaacaaACTCAACTGTCAAACTGCGGGTCTGCGCAGCTTCCATCCCCCCTTCTCCCTCCCACATTGTTGAACCAGAAATGCACCCCCATCAATATTGGGGATGAAGGTGGCAAAAGGAAGCCTCGCAAATGTCATCGGGTGCAGAAAAAAGGATAATGCGAGGGTTGAAAACAGACCACTGAAACACTCTCGCGTAGCATTCCTGTACAGTGTAATCTAATAGACGGGAGGTGAAGATTGCAGAACCGATTCAGATAATGGTGAAACGCACCTAGGACACGGGTTGGTCAaggcgtgtttgtgtgtgcgtgcgcgagtgtgtgtggtggccCGTATCCGGTGCAGGCAAAAGGATTCTCCCACCCAGCAAAAGGAGGCCACACTCGCCGACCCGATTATGAAACTAGGTCCCTGTCCCGTGAACGTGCAGCAGCGAGCAGCGTGAATCGCAACGGGAAAGCGCTCTGGCTATCTTCGATTGGTGGCAACGACGTCGACGGTGGGGTCGGTGGTGGCTCGCGCTACCACGGATCGGTCAGATGGGCATGAATAAGGCGCTGCTAGTGTTTATTGTGGCCAGCGGGTTTCTACTGTTTATCTACGCCAACAGTAGCGTTTTCAATCGGCACCTGGTGCAGAAGGATGCGCCGGAACggttggcggcggcggcagcagcggcCCTGGTACACCACAaccatcagcaccaccacAAACCGCACGAGGGGAAGCACCGGAATGGGACGGGAAGCGAAAACGGCACGAGCGATATCGCGGCAAGCAAGCTGAAGCGCGTGAAGTACGTTTCCAAGGGCACGAACGACACGGAGTACAACATCTTCCTGATCTACACGAAGGAAAGCCAAAACCTGATCCTGCACAGTCAGCTGGAGCTGTTTCTGCGCAGCCTGCTGAAGTACAGCACGATCGAGCTGCATCTGCACATCATCACGGACGAGCAGAGCGAACGATCGGCGGAAGAGCTGATCAAGCAGCAGATCGAGCGATTTCACCGAACCGCATTCTACACGCTGTACGATGTGCGGGACTGTGCGGAGAAGATCAGCGACATCGTGCATGGCATGATGCCACTGTTCAACTACCGGTCCGGCAGCTACTACAGCGATGCCTTATTTCTGCTGTCGCTTGGGCTGCACCGTATCGTCGATCGGAACATGCGCCGGGCGATTCTGATCGACTGTGATGTCGTGTTTCGGGCATCCGTAAAGGAACTGTTCGATCAGTTCGAGCTGTTCGCACCGGACCAGCTGTTCGGGTTGGCTCCTGAGCTGACGCCCGTGTATCGACATGTCCTTTCCCGCTATCGGATGAACAATCCACAGACCATCTTCGGAAGTCCTTACTACATGGACAAACTACCCGAGCAATCGGACGTACTGCCGGCATCTGCGAACGAAGTGTCGCACAGCATGAAAGCAGCAGCGAGCAGTGAGATTCGACGGCATGGATACCCGGGATTGAACTCCGGGGTCGTCATGCTACACCTGGATCGCATTCGACGGTCGCGACTGTACGAAGAGATCATCAAGGAGTCGACGGTGAAGAACATGGCGGATAAATATTCCTTCCAGGGCCATCTGGGCGATCAGGACTTTTACACGCTGATGGGATTCGAGTTTCCCGGGCTGATCTATCGGTTGGATTGCGTGTGGAACCGGCAGCTGTGCACGTGGTGGCGAGAGCACGGCTACAGCGACATCTTCGATCGGTACTTCCACTGTGAAGGCACGGTCAAGATCTACCACGGCAACTGCAACACGCGGGCACCGGAATAGGTCGCTCTCGCTCCATCTATCTGTCCTCCTTCTCTCTTTGAATCCTCCGACTCGTATGTGTTCGTACATTCCAGTACACCCCCCAGCGTCCATTTGTTCTTCGACATTCCATAACTGTAGAAGCGTTCCGTTTGGCCATAGTAGCATCTAGGCGAGTAAAGTTTGTTGTAGGATGAGTTAAGTCCGATCTCAGCGCGTCTCTTTGCGCctaaacaacacacacacacacacacgcacggtcGGTCGTATCCTTTTGGCACGATGGATTAGGcggttttatgtttgtttgtttgtctcctAGACGCCCCAGCTCTTCCATGACGCGCCTATCGATCGTATAACGAATCGTATAGCGGGTTTGTCGGAAGTTTTTAAGAAGAACGACACGTGTCTACGTCCGTGTGCAATAATGACTTCGTTCTTGTGcctttgttttaattgttttgtccGTAGTTTTACGCTAGTTTCCTCTTGTTATGCAACGAAATGATTTTATATTGTTAGCCCTTAGTTAGTTTTAGCCGCGCCTAGTGCATTTATACACTCTCGTTAGCTGTCAGTGTGACCGTGTTGAATTGCTAGAGGGAATTGAGCCGACATGGTTTTAACTAATGCGAAACCCGTGCATTTTTTGCCAGTAGGGAGTGAACGAATAAGAATCAAATTAGGTTAGGTCgtacaacaaaacagaagaacaAACGCGTACCACGCAACATCGCAGAATCTCTTCAATACCGT
It contains:
- the LOC118512043 gene encoding protein dopey-1 homolog isoform X2; protein product: MKTRSKKKQASSSGPKGVKRDTLPTMDTANGSGMMEEYDLMKQQKYRVYISNIDKALKNFEYSSEWADLISALGKLNKVISSNAQYQIIPRRIKISKRLAQCMHPALPSGVHLKALESYDVIFSNVGVERLAHELFIYSAGLFPLLGYSAMNVRPTLLSIYEKYFVPLGEKLRPALSGFLSGVFPGLEAGQDHFERTNQLLDKVCIAVQLECFYTCLWECIVTNASVRLPAITYVLEHYNKKMPCAAQRELLGSSVELMVNGLCSCLNDAVILVQRNTLEFLLLAFPMHDPLLSEMYTTRLVKTALNTILRRDMSLNRRLYSWLLGADTSMGKHMQGATTVAASASGNSSEPYDPNTYFERHAKKRLIAAFKMILKESITHTPVDLSPYRILISLLDKAEIGLRILDDLLCDIIRAISLCNGNLEVQKSANLLFSTFDPAYIWNYMARLYREAAIRPERQRTDTDPIQIDSGPATTVEVCHLTEFLLETLSLEMYNETTRVHLPKFLLSLISMLTTYESNMHSVEVASSLRLLVKIVSKIQPMIMSEKVFDLSLSRSASATPQNATGLQSDGTKECNNLEKSSSDSKIHETSLQVLENGTFQRSSSSQGLHKKGSGGSGSGPSSGKYSKKSKKSKSYTKLSELNSSREGSLKGSKTKLSHAESEVKISGASSTPNLENGIGVSGNELASGAEEEPPIEGRKRFSCSSNSSTTSSSSSSYSSNSNSTRSRSSTGSNGAEEAALAGRGILIQVQSTESAGSAAVAQLPDCPILDRCIRQYVSFFELYICRKLLSQVDSSCGEQVSLQGNVVLSANDPSAAAHDQDLVVINTLMCELDAVFETLLTNAQSSRVKLTAMLAQSVEGRPETPAAKAPAREMSRKQEYEITQLVRGNDKLSRVSRTPVCESLRNALKLACNVLTEMSSFPSYRNEGGHAERLDDVPGWLKALTVLVIFVSDLDTQLSAAQTLIDMIGLLRTNGKKSSKDSGNGKTIVLMMPLLKLSHVNCLERRTKVFQVLTTMLWEYLDASRPEARTISQLLYRLHNCLDSRFTEHVIIDRLLVPQSLFDDDETAEGHYRGVVERTVRRKDPSALHALWQIPVLAKTELKIDSEGFRKFQLLWKLGRDTYHGNEFEKLLFLVLDSLTLPRNVSIQVKTANWLREALVRGDIGRILKLLLKILLNESTKRLSVFCPKRLRGAGAGAELDDGTTNGGSVSEWEKELLADADVQLNLACFAVSSEDGQIRYHMDPAAGLGKKRSPIRSIQKKIFGVSIGGGGGGSSKGGDSGRSGTAGSGGQLIVSNYVTNESVGKKTQQGGGLPSEQGEDEGQYGKISVIINPLESEQLSAKSAGMRNRSNSMGLLAAGDMDSGISEPSSLATPGGTSHLGKKEFHRSTSDLDDTNDSESDFAGHARGKQRNSRLRGSEGYVDNEPIKRYVEDGPIVDFISKSSDRFRNRKTYLISSGNLSGAGEDSLLSGSSYTLTNGLSPSVNGTITTDEITNEDGSITMTTTTTATSTSGGESGAAGSEEEKAPPKVTFTRIKSWRNGNKLYPFHTHFLVYESVFNTKQVLYTIETLRNILTNDARFFLCLSVTTSVSSGQIKSLLLRHRRNIFGKGFTEARDDSEHQNLYRGSMYLEVILTVLLYYTRSYQTDQGRDGKGRQPSRDDFNTNAKIQLECIELMTTIFGELLAVVRDVGKNLANYVADLLDKCKVQKIVLYCLASSVNYFSSPGGYTCPADEVLRYSDPESTRQNAEAYQIELLRLLLALLKLEHEITLQRADGGEGAAATAAASGTPNIAGSSTASGKSGSSGTTSSASPTKVAPETKRTYRYTPNLLLAQQPMFLSTILSALACDRLQHVHKNWTDMITACLTCLPPGNLTNIVISVIHQLCNNLDRVTRRDRILVQSIDYIVSQLEAITVLAHYCLLDSSQQISLASMFNASTGSSNGLTSAAANQSGQIINNIMNVFLSYSSSLLSGGVNQQVKKNHQEVAKAAILSHLPRIIITIATLWETSISDFRRGKHQLLEFLSPISMHYGTNFLTAIAVAWYERSNNDASGKAPATASEGAANEASDVDFFDIMSKALPQASDNQLLLVKLITGIRIMSVDSFIQTMHQVIKSPPPIYQPPAGLNLEVSALELLYFFLISGVSPAQYTDCWSSLYALLKDCLGLQITAQFVALSILNEFVQRCPTMPFSDKKDLRDLHDVTSRLVEAVSNVAGSCLEQTTWLRRNLSVKEEFSSIESTGKDGLLMPSSQHYSIQAQSILANILASLLDVAFSSQEKDKVTAIVTGVMYNIVPYLKTHTVKNIPTFHACSNLLASLSTYQYIRKAWRKDALDLLLDTAFFQMDSRCLPYWKTILDSLMTCDNTTFRDLMNRLPLAQTGTLNIFTSKEQEYEQRALVLKRLAFIIFCSEVDQYHKYMPEIQEQLANSLRLPQVVPLIQSAVFLCFRVLLLRMSADHVTSLWPIIIAEMVQVFLSIEQELLTDTEEFSQHIRMLSGLDTAWVTNTSNGLYSYGHPHWRMVQLETAKLLELGCVLPATILPHFQMYRWAFVSSQNENLHKTGGYDEKKMAFIPHVSRISQLMDLRYTSHSPKTQTTKGKHIMLTCQSINTLQDLYGFFSTLSMRWPSHISYSDTDKDTKQCLEEVELVLALDFLEKIPSTK